Proteins encoded together in one Thermus neutrinimicus window:
- a CDS encoding inorganic diphosphatase, protein MRLSMVVEWSKGSPFRYAWKEGRLALVAVDQPAPVNYGLIPGLINPADGEELDAVYLGPPLPPGTQVEGEVVGMVWLADGDHKLLLEAEGQKPGPGEVQGLLAWFHPSRNPRLLGPGEARNWVSGLLRG, encoded by the coding sequence GGAGCAAGGGAAGCCCCTTCCGCTACGCCTGGAAGGAGGGGCGCCTAGCCCTGGTGGCCGTGGACCAGCCGGCCCCCGTGAACTACGGCCTTATCCCTGGCCTCATCAACCCCGCCGATGGGGAGGAGCTGGATGCCGTCTACTTGGGCCCGCCCCTTCCCCCGGGAACCCAGGTGGAGGGCGAGGTGGTGGGGATGGTGTGGCTGGCGGATGGGGATCACAAACTTCTCCTTGAGGCCGAAGGGCAAAAACCCGGCCCGGGGGAGGTCCAAGGGCTCCTCGCCTGGTTCCACCCAAGCCGCAACCCCCGCCTCCTAGGGCCAGGGGAGGCCAGGAACTGGGTGAGCGGGTTGCTTAGAGGATGA